The Cottoperca gobio chromosome 5, fCotGob3.1, whole genome shotgun sequence region aatttgtcctatttgtcagatagaccttgttaaccctcagttgacgaacTGTAGACCGGATCAAAAAATGTCACACTCACTCTTTTCTCCTGCGCGATCCAGGTGGGCATTCCACTTCCCAAACTCACTTCTGAGCGTAGAAAAGACATTTAATCTTTCTCCACACTTGAGTTCCTCTCCTGTAGTCAGACTGATGGCATCCTGAGTGAATGCCGTCACtttctgcagcacacacatgaCAAAGACACATTCATACATGGTAGTGAACATTTGTCTTTGAAGCCAGGTGAATGTTATGTAGAGTGAGGGAGCTCACATCAATGAGGAAGAAGAATCTTTCCACTGCGTCAGTTGGGGGTCCAATTCCATATCTATCCAGCTCGGCCTGAGTCTGTGCCAGTTTCTCCTCTATCTGCTCTTCCAGTCGAGGCAGAGATCTCTGCAGATCACACATGGGTCAAAACTTTAACACCGAAAGTAAGCAAAGCGACGTATAGTTAACTTAATTTAACAGAGTAAGAATTCACCTCAATGTGATGCACCAGCTCGAGGGTGAGTTTCTCAGCCAGTTTAGGAATAGTAGCCTGGCCCTCATTGTAGAGAGTGCTACAGCAAATAAGAAAAGGCAAAGAGTGCATCTCATATTTCAAATCACAGTATTCAAATTTCACCGTAAGAATATTTGTTAAAACTACCCAAAAGTAATAAACTTACTTGAAAATCAAGTGATTGTTGAAGaagtctttctctctttctattgcTTCAGTAAGAGACACCTTATCCGTGATCTCCTTCTGACCCCTGCACTTGACGATCATGTAGCCTTTCTTCAGGTGGATGACCTCATTCTGAACAATTTCAACCACCGTCTCCTCTGTGCCTTTGTCCACCAGGTCAGGTTTGGTCAAGAtacctgagagagagaaggaaaaacagaGAATGAACTATCTAAAAGTCAAGTAATCTGTCCATCAGTCTTTTTCTAAGTTTAGTTCTATCTACCCAAAGTCCTCTCTCCATCAGGATCCACCTCCTGTGCCATCTTCAAAGCCTCTGTAGTTGCTATGTCCACGTTGCATGGAACGACCACCAAGCTGATGGTTTCTTGTTTTGTGATGAAATTCTGGATCAGTCTCTTTATCTGAAagtaataatattatacattaagttattttttaaagcttgcTGCTCCAATTGTAGTTGGCACAGTCGTTAAGGTCTGGAAGACTTCTCATGTAACTTCATAAAAGCAGTGCAACAGCCAACCTTAACAATTATTTGTAAATTATCATTCCTTCCAAAAATACTACAATCTCTAGTAAATAATCATCTTAAATCCTTCCTCTCAGCAAATTCTATTCCAAGTATACAGCAGGCTCTTTATGTTGATCTTTCGAATTCATGCATGATTCTATAGCATCGGATTTGATGATAGTCAGCGTTACCTCATGACCAGACAGCAGCGTGTGGCTATGGGACCATTTAAATCTGAGTTTGTGTAAATTGTGAAGTTTTTATTATGATGATCTATGTTGTACTGTTATGCGAATGTTGTACATGCTGCTGTTAAATCCCTTCAGCGCTGCTGATTTTCAAGTTGCTCTTAATAAACATAAATTAGTGCTTAATGCAGATCAAACAAAATTCATGCTTTTCAccagagcaaaaaaaaaaatgaattatgaCAATCATAATCTCGAATATTGAAAGAATCACGGTAACTTTTAAATACCATGTGACTAACCTTGTGAGCATGTTTGAGGGAAAAAATGGTTTCTTCTATAGAAACAAGACACGTTTTCCTCTGCATTGTAAAAGGACGATTATTGAGGCCACTTTCTTGTCAGACTTGGATTATGGTGACATTTTATACATGCATGCTTTAACTGTGAATCTGAAGCCCCTGGATGTTGTTTATCACTCTGCACTAACATTTATTATTGGAGATGATTGTAATAACTacataataatcattgtgagctGTATTTTTACCCCCTTGCATTGCTTCGTTGTTGTCTTTTAATGCGGGCCCTTATCGAACACGTTCAAATGACTGGATTATATCGCAGGTGCCGGCTGTATTTACTGACCCTGGcaatacatttgaaagaaaacattaaggACTTAAAACAGATTATCCTgtcaaaaccttttctttaacGTGTTCCCAAATCAGGAACACAGGAGAGGAAAATATTTAGATCAGATTTgaaaaatggatcaccagaattttctttcttctcacttgcctctcatgGTTTTGGTGAAATAATCCACAGAATTCACTGTCAATATTTTTCCTTGGAATTGAAAACTGTTGACAGTTTGTTTTGGAGACACTGAACTATCATACCTGATCTCCAATGTTCACATCTTGTCCCTTTACAGCCACCCTGGCGATGCCGGGCAGGTCAATGAGTGTCAGGTCTGGAACATCAGGAGAAGCGATCTCCAGACTGATGAGTTCATCACTGATCCCCACCCCCACCCCGGCTATTTCATCctgagctggagagagaagacatgatGTTTGATGATTACAGGATGGAGGTGCTGATCACTGAAACCTAAAATAATGTCAGGAGCTTCATCAATACTTGGCTTTTGATAGTGACATTTAAGAAGGCTGTATACCGCACCTTCTCTAATCTTTTTCTCCACATCTGCAGGGTCTTCTATTTCTTCGTTAAAGTCCTGGTAGCTTATCTTCCCGTAccactcctctccttctttccttctcttcatcttcagctcGAGAGGACATCTTGTCACAATGCCTGCATTTATGAAGATTGAATGATGATGAGGGGAAAAGGTGAAATCCAGTGTGTTTGGTGAAATTATGAAAAGCAACAGGCTATTTTAGATAACCCTGGCATCATCTTTATAAAAGTGAGATTAATATTACATCttcaaaacatgtttcatgCATAATACCTATGGTAGAGAAGGCTAACACCAATGTCAACATTTTCTTACCAAAATCCATGACTGAAAAGGgtcaatatataaaatgtattattattactgttatttatttatttgtaaaggtCCATTTTTGTTGTGGCATTCTTTTTTGCCGGCATGTTTTGTTGTAGCCTACAAATTGGCATGGTGCCCTCATTTGCCATTTTAAACCAGCAGGGAAGTGTTTGAGATTCACGTCTCCCAGTTGATAATGGAGTCGTCCTCACAGTAATGCCCCATGGCCAAAAATCAATGCATCATCTTAAAATTGTGTGTGATACTGATGGTCTTACTTTtgtaaatgttcttttctttgtcctAATTCAACCAATGGCACTTATTAACCTTAATTATCCCATAACTTGGGTTAGGCAAAACACAACGTTTAAGCTTGTAGACTACATCCATCATTTTTGAGTGTATAAATAGGTAagaaggaaaatatatatattttgtatttcattgaACATAACTTACCACTTCCTCTTGGCAGAGACACCCCTGACAGCGCCTCCAACACGGAGCTCTTCCCCGAGCTTTGGTCTCCAATGACGGCGATAGCAGGCAGCGCCAAGTCCTTCTCTACACCCAGAGAGCGAAGAGAGTCAATGAGGTCAATGCAGGGACGCACCTTCTCCTCATACTGTTGGTTCAGAGTGTTCATGATGATGACTTCTGGAATcctgtaaataaatgatatagtttttttttttaaagagttttgcCAGTTACGAGTCTACAATAGCAGCTGCTCGGATGCCGAAACTCGAGTGTGACAGAAACCGACTGCGAATACTTCAGGAATGCAGCGGATAAAAGAAACGAAAGTTAAGGTaggtttcctttcttttccttttatggGTCGGTTTCCGCACGTAGAGTCATCTACCAGGGAAATAAATTAATTCGAGAATCGAGATAGATTATTGTTTGATATTCTACAATGATGttcatttgattaaaataaagctCCATAGTTCTGCCTAAGCATTCACCAGCCTCAGCCCACTAGCatctttgtttttagtttgttaaaCAAGTGTTCTTATTATGTAATATGTGTTTTAACAGTAACATATTTTAATTGTCTAAAAAGtatactttaaaataatattatttgtatttgcatCTCAACTGTATTCACCATTAACCTGTATGCTTTTCTTTCTCAGCAGCCAAATTCACttactatttttatttcctcaaataaaatattttaataatatatttccaGGTCATGTATGTCTCTGCCACTCAGTTAGTGTTGTTTAAGTTGAAACTTAGGGTTATTGGGAGCATGTCCTCATTGTACTGTTGTTGTAGTCTAATATCATCCCACTTTACCCGCTTTCTCTCGCACATTTGCATTAAATTGCAAATGCAATGTTTCAACCAGGGCTGGATGATCCTACCTAGAAGGCCCTGGGGCAAAAGTGAGCTGTGGGCCCCTTACTGTTTAAGTTGTAGTAACTCGATTAAGCCCAAATATGTAACGCTACgatctgaacacaggaagtaggacacaaatgcacaatccAGAGGCAGCTCGTGATTTAGGTAAAAGTCTTTACAAGAAGCAAAAACGGGTACGGTACACAGTCAGCGTGGCAAACAATTCCGACAGGGAATAGGCAAGAGGAGAATCAGGTCACAGAAGCAGGGTCAGGTATTACCGGGAAGTCGACAAAGGGAAACAGGAACCGGAAGCACAACAGCACAATGCTGGAACTCAATGACACGGAGGTACAAAGGCGAACGGTCAACGAgtggaacaaaacacacagactatatacaccaggaagtggacAGGGTAACaagacacaggtggagacactaaTGAACAGACTGGGGacacctgggggcaggaagtaaacacaactgaaatgagaaagaacaggtaattaacaaaatacaagtacaaacaacacttaaacatttaacagacaGCAGGTACccttacaaaatatatattgaggAAAATGCACTATATAAGAGCAATATActatatgtaaataatatagGCATTAAAACCAAATGTTAGTTAGTGTTCCTTATAGGGTGGGCATAGGCGTGGGAACACGTTCCAAGTAGGGTTGCAATGGGGATGACGCAATGTGTAAGGTGGGGGTAGGGGTTCGGATAAACTTTTAAAATCTTGGGTTCAAAAAGTGACAACGCAGCATTTCGAGTAATGTATTAATGACTGACAGAAACATTGCAAGCAACAGTCCACCTCCCACTGTTACACAtaccctctcctctccatgCTGACGAGGGCATTGCTGTGTGTTCTGTGGTTGAAGCACGTTGAAATTGGTCAAATCCTGGAACTGAGAACTCTTTTTCTACACAATGCCGCCAAACACTAGgctacaaaatatatatatatatatatatatatactcctATGATTGCAAAAGAGACTTAATGAACTCTCCTGTCAGTAACTAACAAAAAAATAAGCCAGTTAAATAACGACCATCATGGCAATCATCATGGCAACAGCTGCTGGACCCTGGAAACCACTGTGGTGTTGTTATGAGTGCAACACTGAAGAACGCGTCAGATAATTTTACGTTTTAGTTAATTATAGATATAATGAACATatagtttaatactatatatatatatatatatatatatatatatatatatatatatatatatatatatatatatataaaatatgtttttaattgctCTTTTGACCTGGCATCAGTGGTCGAAAGT contains the following coding sequences:
- the LOC115008222 gene encoding interferon-induced GTP-binding protein Mx-like isoform X2; protein product: MYDHSPSIELKESTSTSKLIPEVIIMNTLNQQYEEKVRPCIDLIDSLRSLGVEKDLALPAIAVIGDQSSGKSSVLEALSGVSLPRGSGIVTRCPLELKMKRRKEGEEWYGKISYQDFNEEIEDPADVEKKIREAQDEIAGVGVGISDELISLEIASPDVPDLTLIDLPGIARVAVKGQDVNIGDQIKRLIQNFITKQETISLVVVPCNVDIATTEALKMAQEVDPDGERTLGILTKPDLVDKGTEETVVEIVQNEVIHLKKGYMIVKCRGQKEITDKVSLTEAIEREKDFFNNHLIFNTLYNEGQATIPKLAEKLTLELVHHIERSLPRLEEQIEEKLAQTQAELDRYGIGPPTDAVERFFFLIDKVTAFTQDAISLTTGEELKCGERLNVFSTLRSEFGKWNAHLDRAGEKSNEKIETEVEKYEETYRGRELPGFINYKTFEIMVKDQIKLLEEPAVKKLKDIGDAVRKVFIQLAHSSFIGFPNLIKIAKTKIEAIKQEKESTAESMLRTQFKMELIVYSQDRTYSSSLSVRKREKNEEEEDELKVSNEERSIVYCMDNYATLQELMLHIKSYYKIAGQRLADQIPLVIRYQMLQESAAQLQREMLLLLQDKENMEFLLKEDCDIGSKRMNLQSRLKRLMKARAYLVEF
- the LOC115008222 gene encoding interferon-induced GTP-binding protein Mx-like isoform X3; its protein translation is MNTLNQQYEEKVRPCIDLIDSLRSLGVEKDLALPAIAVIGDQSSGKSSVLEALSGVSLPRGSGIVTRCPLELKMKRRKEGEEWYGKISYQDFNEEIEDPADVEKKIREAQDEIAGVGVGISDELISLEIASPDVPDLTLIDLPGIARVAVKGQDVNIGDQIKRLIQNFITKQETISLVVVPCNVDIATTEALKMAQEVDPDGERTLGILTKPDLVDKGTEETVVEIVQNEVIHLKKGYMIVKCRGQKEITDKVSLTEAIEREKDFFNNHLIFNTLYNEGQATIPKLAEKLTLELVHHIERSLPRLEEQIEEKLAQTQAELDRYGIGPPTDAVERFFFLIDKVTAFTQDAISLTTGEELKCGERLNVFSTLRSEFGKWNAHLDRAGEKSNEKIETEVEKYEETYRGRELPGFINYKTFEIMVKDQIKLLEEPAVKKLKDIGDAVRKVFIQLAHSSFIGFPNLIKIAKTKIEAIKQEKESTAESMLRTQFKMELIVYSQDRTYSSSLSVRKREKNEEEEDELKVSNEERSIVYCMDNYATLQELMLHIKSYYKIAGQRLADQIPLVIRYQMLQESAAQLQREMLLLLQDKENMEFLLKEDCDIGSKRMNLQSRLKRLMKARAYLVEF
- the LOC115008222 gene encoding interferon-induced GTP-binding protein Mx-like isoform X1, whose protein sequence is MYDHSPSIELKESTSTSKLTHSNALVSMERRGIPEVIIMNTLNQQYEEKVRPCIDLIDSLRSLGVEKDLALPAIAVIGDQSSGKSSVLEALSGVSLPRGSGIVTRCPLELKMKRRKEGEEWYGKISYQDFNEEIEDPADVEKKIREAQDEIAGVGVGISDELISLEIASPDVPDLTLIDLPGIARVAVKGQDVNIGDQIKRLIQNFITKQETISLVVVPCNVDIATTEALKMAQEVDPDGERTLGILTKPDLVDKGTEETVVEIVQNEVIHLKKGYMIVKCRGQKEITDKVSLTEAIEREKDFFNNHLIFNTLYNEGQATIPKLAEKLTLELVHHIERSLPRLEEQIEEKLAQTQAELDRYGIGPPTDAVERFFFLIDKVTAFTQDAISLTTGEELKCGERLNVFSTLRSEFGKWNAHLDRAGEKSNEKIETEVEKYEETYRGRELPGFINYKTFEIMVKDQIKLLEEPAVKKLKDIGDAVRKVFIQLAHSSFIGFPNLIKIAKTKIEAIKQEKESTAESMLRTQFKMELIVYSQDRTYSSSLSVRKREKNEEEEDELKVSNEERSIVYCMDNYATLQELMLHIKSYYKIAGQRLADQIPLVIRYQMLQESAAQLQREMLLLLQDKENMEFLLKEDCDIGSKRMNLQSRLKRLMKARAYLVEF